One Algoriphagus sp. Y33 genomic window, CGCAGCGGCGGCAGGAAATCGTAAGAGCCAGCTGCGTGGGTTGTGGGGTTTGTTCTGCTGTATGTCCCCGTGGAGTGCTGAAATTGGAAAATGGTCCAGAGCAAAACCGAATCAACGAAATGCCCATAATCATTGGAAATGATTCCATCAAGATAAATGCGTAAATGATTTTATTATATCTTTTGATTGGGATTTATGCCCTGGGAATGCTGTTTATTTTTGTTTACAGCCTTGCTCAAGGGCATTTGCTTTTAAGGTTTCTTGGTGCAAAAAAATCATTGGAACTGGTGCCTCATGTTTCACCTGTAGTCTGGCCAAAAGTCACAGTACAGTTACCAGTCTACAATGAACTTTACGTTGTAGATCGTTTGGTAGAGGCAATTTCCCGGATAAATTATCCCTTGGAATTACTGGAAATCCAAGTGCTGGATGACAGCACAGATCAGACCGCCAAGTTGATCCAAAGGAAAATCCTTGAGTTTCCTGAAATCAATTTCAAATACATTCATCGTTCTGACAGGTCAGGCTTTAAGGCGGGTGCATTAAAGGAAGGCTTGGCTAAAGCCAGCGGAGAGTTTATCGCGATTTTCGATGCGGATTTTGTTCCTGATCCTGATTTTTTGCTGAAAACCATTCCTTATTTCTCTTCGGCCAAAGTCGGAATGGTCCAAACCCGCTGGACACATTTGAACAAAAACTATTCGCTGCTTACACGCTTACAGGCTTTTGCGCTGGATGCACATTTTCTGATCGAACAGATCGGGAGAAACAGCCAGCATGCATTTATCAATTTCAATGGAACCGGTGGTATTTGGAGAAAGACCTGTATTGTTGATGCGGGAAACTGGCAGGATGATACATTGACTGAGGATTTGGATTTGAGCTACCGTGCCCAGCGCAGAGGATGGGAGTTTGTCTATAGACCGGAAATAGAATCCCCGGCGGAGCTTCCTCCGATTATGTCGGCAGTAAAGTCACAGCAATTTCGCTGGACCAAAGGAGGAGCAGAATGCGCAGTAAAACATGCCAAAGCGGTTTTGGGGGAAAATCTTCCGTTTTCTACTAAATTTCACGCGATGGCCCATCTCTTCAACAGCAGTATTTTTATAGCAGTTTTATTAGTGAGCCTGAGTAGTATGGGCGTGTGGTGGGCAGGAACGCAAGGCATGATTTCAGCGAATCTGTTCAAAATTTCGGGACTGTTTATGATCGGGTTTGTGATCATTGCAGGTGTGTATTTGGTTGGGTATTTCTATGAGAAACGAAGTTTTTGGAGAAGCTTGATTCAAGCCATCTATATGTTGCCATTATTCCTGTCGGTGTCTATGGGCCTAGGCTTGCATAATGCCCAGGCAGTTTGGGAAGGGCTTTCCGGTAAAAAATCACCCTTTATCCGTACTCCAAAATTTAACCTGGAAAGTGGTTCCGGTCTGGAAACAAATCGTTACCTCAAGTTCAAAATCCCGGTTACCACCTGGATGGAAGGTGGGTTGATGCTGGTGTTTTCAGGTATGGTAGCACTCCATATTTATTTGGGTACTTTCGAAATGTTGCCCTTTCACCTGATGCTCTCAGTAGGATATGGGTTGGTTTTCTTTTCATCATTCAAAGCCTATAGTTTGGGTAAATAACTTTCGATGCATAATCCACCAATTATTGATGTAATCATTCCTGCCTACAATGAGGAGAAATCCATTCCAAAGGTAATTGGGGATATTCCATCTCTAGTCAGAAACGTAGTAGTAGCAAATAACAACTCTACAGACAGCACAGGAAAAGTAGCGGAGATGGCTGGGGCAAAAGTGGTTTTCGAACCTCAGAAAGGTTATGGAAAAGCATGTCTGACTGCGATGGACTGGATCAAAAAGCAGGAAACCCAACCGGATATTGTGGTCTTTTTGGATGGGGATTACAGCGATTTTCCTGAAGAATTGCCGGATTTGATTCAGCCTATTTTGGACCAAAAAGCAGAGCTGGTGATTGGATCCAGAGCCTTGGGAGTGCGGGAATTCGGTTCGATGACGTTTCCCCAGGTATTTGGAAATTGGCTGGCAACTACCATGATGAAGTATATGCAGGGAGCTGAATTTTCTGATTTGGGCCCATTTCGGGCAATTGTTTGGCCCAAGCTTCTTGAATTGAATATGGTAGATCAGAACTTTGGTTGGACGATCGAGATGCAGATTAAAGCGCATAAAGCTGGTCTTCGATACACGGAAGTTCCGGTGAATTATCGAAAGCGGGTAGGTGTTTCGAAAGTAAGTGGAACGGTTAAGGGAGTATTTGGAGCTGGATGGAAGATCATTTATACGATTTTCAAGTATTGGTAATTTGTAGAACCAAGAAGCAAGAGCCATGATTCGTCATTGCGATAAGCGAGGTAGGAGCGAAGAAGCAATCTCTTACGTAAGGATAAAGTAGCAAGTAACAAGTAATAAGAGTCAAGAGTCTAGTGACAACACGTGCGAACTCCCCCTTGGATTGATTAGTTGGTTTGGAAAAATAAATTCGGGTAAAGGGGGCAAGGGGGATTTTATAGAGAGTAACTGATAGGACAAGAGTCAAGAAGCAAGAGCCATGATTCGTCATTGCGATAAGCGAGGCAGGAGCCAAGAAGCAATCTCTTACGTAAGGATAAAGTAGCAAGTAACAAGTAACAAGAGTCAAGAAGCAAGTAGCAAGAGACGAGAGTCTAGTGACAACACCTGCGAACTCCCCCTTGGATTGATTAGTTGGTTTGGAAAAATAAATTCGGGTAAAGGGGGCAAGGGGGATTTTATAGAGAGTAACTGATAGGACAAGATTCAAGAAGCAAGGGCCATGATTCGTCATTGCGATAAGCGAGGTAGGAGCGAAGAAGCAATCTCTTACGTAAGGATAAAGTAGCAAGTAGCAAGAGACGAGAGTCTAGTGACAACACCTGCGAACTCCCCCTTGGATTGATTAGTTGGTTTGGAAAAATAAATTCGGGTAAAGGGGGCAAGGGGGATTTTATAGAGAGTAACTGATAGGGCAAGATTCAAGAAGCAAGGGCCATGATTCGTCATTGCGATAAGCGAGGCAGGAGCGAAGAAGCAATCTCTTATCGTTAGAATCAAGTAGCAAGATATTAGAATCAAGAAGAATGGATTTTTGTAATTTTAGACCTATGAAATCGAGCATGACTCAAAACGACACATATTTGAGGGGATTATCAGCCATGCGAGATTCCATATGGCATTTAAAAGTCAAATTATAGTCATATGAAAAATATATTCATCCTTGTTTTGCTTTTATTTCTGATCGGTTCCTGCAATTCGACAGGAAGAAAAGCTATTGATGAGGAGGAGTTTGCTTCCCGTTGGTATCAGGGTAGAGCCGAGATCAATGTCTTTGAACTAAAACAAATGCGCTATGGAGAGGAGCGGGAAGGTGGGGCAGTGATGATTTTTGTGACGGAGGATTTTTCGAAGAGAAAGCAGGTTAAACTTGACGATCCTGCTGCTGCGGGAAAAGGAGGGATGAAGGTGATGAAGCTGAATATGATGCGTGAGTTTGTGACTGGAGTCTATCCTTACCACACGATGCTCTCCGTTTTCACTCCGGTGTACGACGAGTTGAGTTCTCCCAAAATCGCAGCTTCAGTTACCGAATGGTGCGGGCAGTCATTTACACAGCTCAACTGGAAAAACAATAAGTATCAGGCCAAATTATTCTCCTATTTCGAATCGGAAGGTGATCAGGAATTGTCCATAAGCGCAAATTCTGAAGACGAGATTTTCAATTTGATCAGGCTTAATCCCGACTTGGTGCCCTCGGGCCATCTGAAATTAATTCCAAGTTTGATTTATAATCGCTTTACCCACCATCCGCTAAATGCTGAAAGTGCAATAATTTTCAAGCGTAAGACGGGTTCGAATCAGGCTGAAGTAGAAGTGATCTATGAGGAAATCGGAAGAAAATTACTCATCAACTATGTGGATGCTTTTCCATATGAGATCATTTCTTGGCAAGAAACGGAAACCAAAGAAGACGGCACCGAAGAGGTGACCACAGCAGTTCGTAAGAGTGTCCAAATGCTGGATTATTGGAAAAAAAATCGACTTCAGGATGAATCGGCTCGTAAAAGTCTAGGACTTTGAAAAGGCCAGTCAGACGGGCTCTTATTCTTTTGGTTTTTCTGCTGATGACGGCAGGATTTATCTTTTTAGGCTATTTCATTCCCAGAGAAAATTTTTGGCAAACTTTTTTAGTTTTCACATTGCTTTTTGCAGGGATGATCGTCATTTCTTTTTTGAGCATAAAGCCAAAATGGGGTTGGATTTTTGTTGCCGGAATGCTTTTTAGATATGCCTTATTGCCTTCAATTCCTAATTGGTCGGATGATTACCCCCGTTTTTTATGGGACGGAGAACTGGTGAAATTGAACCAAAATCCTTATTTGGAAACGCCCGAACAATGGCTTCAGAGCCATCCCGGAAGCTCAAATGACTATTTGGTTAATCTTTATGAAGAGATGAATTCCCCGAAGTATTTTTCGGTATATCCACCCTTGAATCAGATAATATTCTATGTTGCCGCCTGGGGCGGAAATCTGAATCAAGGATCAGGTATTGTGATTATCAGAATCGTTCTGATTTTGGGAGAAATTGGTGTTTTCTTCCTTTTATTCAAGCTTTTTGATCATTTTGAGTTCCCTGCGAATAGACTTATTTTGTATTGGTTGAATCCGTTGGTCATCATGGAAATTACCGGAAATCTTCATTTTGAAGGGTTGGTGCTGCTTCTTTTGCTTGCTTCGCTGTATGGGTTAAGCAAAAATAGGGTTGGACTTTCTGGAGGGTTTTGGGGACTTTCGATTGGGATGAAGTTGCTGCCTTTGATGCTGGTTCCTACTTTCTTTTCATTTGCGAAAACCGGAAGATCCAACCTTTTTTGGATTGGATCGGGGATTGCTGTTATTGCTGGATTTATTTGGCTTCTGATAGATAATTCCTGGGTTCATTTCTTTCAAAGTCTGAAACTCTATCAAGGCAAATTTGAATTCAACGCATCAATCTATTCCCTGCTTCGGGAAATAGGCTTTTGGGTGAAGGGTTATAACATCATCGGGGAACTGACTCCCATTCTAAGCGGGGTCGCCTTGATTGGAATCCTCTATGTCACTTGGAAAAAGAAACCTCAAAATCTCTTGCAGCTTGTGGATCTTTGGGTGTTGATTTATTTGATTTACCTGGTTTTGCAGCCGGTCGTCCATCCCTGGTATCTGATTCCGGCGTTTGGCTTGAGCTTATTCACAGATAAAAAAGCCTTCCTTATTTGGACTTTTGCAGTGATATTCTCGTACCAAGCTTATGGCAATTCCGATTACCAAGAAAATCCACTGGTTCTAGCCGTAGAATATGCACTCTTGTTTGGTGCGATATATTGGGACAATTATCTATCAAAATACAAATCGGTAACAACTACATGAACCATAGACTTATACTCTCATTTCTCTTAGTAACTCTAATTTTTTCCTGTACTCCAAGTCCGGAAAAGCAAGCTGAGAAACTTATCGAAAAGTCAATTAACGCACATGAACTTTCCAAAAAATGGGCGGATGTGGCAAGTATCAAATTCAAGAAAAAAAAACGTATACTGGATGAAAACGGAGCTGTTGATAGCGAGTACGAACAATGGTTGGAATTTCGGCTGAAGCCCTATTACGAAGGGAAAATATCGTGGGAGAAAGACAGCGTGCTTCATGTAGCCAATTTCAACGGAAGCAAGATGAGCTATCAAATGGGTGGGAATGCAATTCAGAATGAAGGGTTTTTGAGAGCTAAAAAATCAGAAATTGATGCTGCTTATTTTGCTTTTGCGCAGCCCTGGAATCTGATGGATGAGAATGCAAGCTTGATGTATGAAGGGCAGAAGACATTGGAGGATGGTAAAAAGGCTGAAGCTGTTCGAGCGGATTATGGTTCCGATTCGGATATCCGGTGGTTTTATTTTGATTCGGTTTCGGCTCAGGTTGTGGCCAATGAACTTCATGACAAAAACCTTAGCTTGATTGAAAATACCTCTTACGATGAGTCAACAGGTTTTTTATTGCCAAAAGAGCAGAAAAGTTATAGAATTGATGATGCGCGCAAGAAGATCTTTATTCAGGCGGAGTATTTATATTCTGATTATGAAGTAACTTTTGAATAATTGAGCGTTTACCCTTTGAATATCAAACCAATGAATATTAAACACTTCTTTATTTTCGTGCTTGGCCTAGCTGCTTTTTCTTGTGAGTCCCGGACTGAAGCTGAGAAAATCGTTGACAAAGCTATAGAAGCGCATGGAGGACAGGCTTACTCCAATTCGAAAATTGAGTTTGATTTCAGAAACACCCATTATACCATTTTCAAAACACCGGATAGGTTTGAGTACATCCGCGAGTTTTTGGATTCTACAGGAAATGTAATAGACGTGCTGAACAATGCCGGTTTTGTGCGGACTGTAAATGGTGCGAAAATCGATACACTTTCCGAAGAATGGATTGGAAAATATTCCCGCTCGGTCAATTCGGTGGCTTATTTTGCTTTTCTTCCTTATGGGCTCAATGATCCTTCCGTTTTCAAAACTTCCCTGGGCGAAACAGAAATCAATGGGAAGAACTATGACTTGATCAAAGTGACTTTTGCCGAGGAAGGCGGAGGGGAGGATTTTGACGATGAGTTTTTGTACTGGATAGGTGCCGATGATTCGATTGTGGATTTCATGGCTTATAGCTACCATACGGATGGCGGAGGTGTGCGGATGAGAGAAGTAGGCACTGTAAACGAGGTGGGGGGAATTCGCTTTCAAAACTACCTAAATCTAAAGCCGGTGGATGAGTCGGTTCCTGTAGAGAAAATGCAGGCTTTGTACGAATCCGGTGAGTTAGAGCTGCTTTCGGAGATAAACTTGGAGAATATTAAGGTTGAACCGTTGAAATAATTAATCAAAAATGAACCCAAAACGACTGACATTTACCAATAGAAATGGCCATGAGCTGGCGGCACACCTCTATCTGCCTGCTGATCAAAAGCCGCATTTTTTTGCGATTTTTGCGCATTGCTTCACCTGCTCCAAAAACTTCTCGGCTGTCACCCGAATTTGTACTGCACTTTCCCAAAATGGAATAGCTGCATTAAGTTTCGATTTCACAGGGCTAGGGATGAGTGAAGGAGAATTCGCCGACTCAACTTTTACTGGTAATGTGAGTGATTTACTGGATGCGGCCGATTTCCTAACCAGAGAATATCAATCTCCCAAAATGCTCATCGGCCATTCGCTTGGAGGCGCAGCGGTGTTATATGCGGCAGCTGAGATAAGTGAAGTAGAAGCCGTTGTAACTATTGCTGCGCCTGCATTCCCGGCGCATGTCCGCCATTTGTTCGTGGATAGTATTGAGGAAATAGAGAAAAGCGGAAGTGCAAAAGTTAAAATTGGCGGCCGTCCATTTCATATCAGCAAGAGCTTTGTGGATGATTTGGAGCAGAAACCCTTGGCTACTTTTCTGAAAAAGCTGAAGAAGTCTCTACTCATCATGCATTCTCCCCAGGATGAAATCGTGGAAATCAGTAATGCTGCGGAGATTTACAGTGCGGCTTTTCATCCGAAAAGTTTTATCTCATTAGATGGTGCCAATCATTTGGTATCAGATCCCAAAGACAGCGAATACATCGCTGAGGTGATTGGAAGCTGGAGCAAACGCTATGTGATAGTAAATGAGGAAAAGCAGTCTAATGATACCCAAGGGAATCAGGTTTTCGTGAGACTTTCGGGAGAGAAATACACCACGGAAGTGATGACACCAAATCACCATTTGATTGCGGATGAGCCGGCTGACCTTGGAGGGGATGATCTGGGACCCAATCCATATGACTTGCTGATGGCTTCACTGGGAAGTTGCACCGCAATGACTTTGAAGATGTATGCAGATCGGAAAAAGTGGCCTTTGAAGGAAGTTTCCGTCTTTCTGAACCATGAGAAAGTTCACTTGTCTGACAGTGCCCATCCTGAAGAAAACACTGCAAAAGTCAGTCAATTTACCCGAATTATAGAAATCGAAGGGGAACTGGATGCAGAGCAAAGACAGAAACTGTTGGAGATTTCCAATAAGTGCCCTGTGCATCGCACACTGCAGGAGGAGATTATTATTCAAACCATGTTGGCAAAGTGAAAAGGAAACGGTCAAGGGATTACTTGCTGAGCTCAGTTCTGATTATGCTAGGACTGGTGTTATGGGCAATATTTCCCTTACAACGGGACTTAATCACCGCTTCTGAAAAATGGAAAGGAGTGTGTTGGGTGGGAAGCAGGTCGCCACTTTTGGGGACGGAACTGGAGGTATTGAAGGCAACAGGAGCCAATGCAATTTCCCAAACACCTTTTGGCTGGCAGAATGAAAAGAATACTCCTGAGATCCGCTGGGATATGCATAATGAAAACAAATGGTGGGGAGAATCTTCAGTAGGGATTAAAGCAACGTTTGATTCTTCTGCCCGTCATGGGATTATGAATATGCTCAAGCCGCACCTATGGGTTCGCGGGAGTTGGCCGGGTGAAATAGTCATGAAAAGCGAGGAGGATTGGAAGCTGTGGTTTGAGAATTACGGGGGTTTTATTCTGGATTATGCTAAAATGGCCGAGGAGCATCAAATCCCCATGCTCTGCGTGGGCACTGAACTGGAATTGACCTCTGCACGTGAAGAAGACTGGAGAAAAGTGATTGCGGAAATCCGAAAAGTCTATTCCGGTAAGTTAGTTTACGCAGCAAATTTCACTGAATTTGAGCATGTGAAATTTTGGGATGCACTGGATTACATTGGAATTCAGGCGTATTTTCCTCTCTCTTCAAAGGCTGATCCAAAGCTTGCAGACCTCAAAGCCGGCTGGAAAAAGCATCTACCAAAAATCGAAAAACTAGTCTCCGAGAGCAAAAAGCCGGTGATATTTACTGAGATTGGTTACTGCAACACTGTGGACGCAGCCATGGAACCTTGGGTTTGGCCAAATGAGCGAAAGGAAACTGAACTTTCCGAAGAAATGCAGGCACTTTGCTATGAGGCGTTTTTTGAAACAGCATGGCAAAAGAGCTGGATGGCCGGTGTGTTTTTCTGGAAATGGTATCCGGAGGGGAAGCATCGTGAGCCTGATTTTACCCCGCAGGGAAAAATGGCTGAGCAGGTGATGCGTAATTATTTTTTAGCTGACTGAAACTTAGTGGATTCCAAACGCATAGCGACGAAGCAACTTTTGGTCATCCCTGTCTCACAATGGCGGGTCTTCCAGCCATTAAGGCAAGGAAGACATAGCTACTAATGTTATTGCAGATAATCATATTTTATTTATAAGGTACCGTTACTTTTTGTATTTTTTTATTAATTAGCTAAGACAATAGATCATAGCTATGAAAAATAACCAGAGAAGAGCGTTTCTGAAATCTACCGGCCTGGTAGGTTTGGGGCTTTTTGGAGCGGGCAATACTCTCGCCAATGAATTTGATAACCTGCCTTTCCAAGCGAAAAACGGAGTAAATCGAATCCAATCTTTTAATATGAGCGGTTTTTCAGCTCCTAAAATCGATACTGTCCGGGTAGGGATAGTGGGACTTGGGATGAGAGGCCCGGGAGCTGTTGATCGATTGAGTAAAATAGAGAATGTAGAGATAAAGGCGCTTTGTGACTTGATTCCTGAGCGGGTGGATAAGGCAAAGTCCCAGTTGAAGGATACACCGCATCAGCCTGACGGTTATTCCGGTAATGCTTATGCATTTAAGGAAATGATGGATCGGAATGATTTGGATCTGATCTATATCGCCACACCTTGGGAATGGCACACTCCAATGGCGGTTTATGCCATGGAAGCAGACAAGCATGTTGCCTGTGAGGTACCTATTGCCATTACAGTAGAAGAGTGCTGGCAATTGGTGGAGACTTCTGAGCGTACCAAGAAGCATTGTATGCAGCTGGAGAATTGCTGCTATGATTTCTTTGAATTGATGACGTTAAAAATGGCCCGTGAAGGCTATTTTGGCGAAGTGGTACATGTGGAAGGAGCTTATATTCATGATTTGTTGGCGCTGAATTTCAATAAGGAAAATGGCTATCAGGATATGTGGAGGCTTAAAGAGAACTACCGGAACGGTAATTTATATGCCACCCATGGACTAGGGCCTATTTGTCAAATCCTGAATGTCAACAGAGGAGACCGGATGGATTATTTGACCTCTACCTCATCCAATGATTTTTCCATGCATGCAGAGGCCAAGAAATTGGCTGAACAGGATAATTTTTTTGCTTCCTATGCTACAAAGAAATTCCGTGGGAACATGAATACTACAATGGTAAAAACGAAGAACGGCAAAAGTATCATGATTCAGCATGATGTGTCTTCCCCGCGTCCATATTCCAGACTTCATGTAGTAAGTGGTACGGAAGGATATGCACAAAAATATCCGGAACCGAGAGTTGCCAAAGGACACGGTTGGCTCAAGGATGAGGAGTTCAAGGATTTGGAAACCAAGTACACACCCGAGATTATCCAGAAGGTGGGAGAGCTGGCCAAAAAAGTAGGGGGCCATGGAGGCATGGACTTTATGATGGACTGGCGATTGATAGACTGTCTTAGAAATGGACTTCCTCTGGATCAGGATGTGTATGATGCGGCTCTTTGGAGCTGTATTTCTCCGCTTAGCGAATGGTCAGTGGCTAATAGGTCCAATGCTATTGATGTGCCTGATTTCACGGGGGGGAGCTGGAAAACAAATGCGCCGGTGGATATCACACTGAACGGTGGCGGAACGACCGGTGTGAGAGTGTGATTTGGGTTTAGTTGAATAAAACTAGTTGCCTATTGTTGTATTGCGTTATGCGACCATATAGTTCTGAAATAGGTGATTGTGCTAACATTGGTGAAAAAGAGGCTGTCCCTGCCTATGAGACAGCCTCTTTTTTTGGTGTGAAATAAAGTCTTAGA contains:
- a CDS encoding DUF6503 family protein, giving the protein MNIKHFFIFVLGLAAFSCESRTEAEKIVDKAIEAHGGQAYSNSKIEFDFRNTHYTIFKTPDRFEYIREFLDSTGNVIDVLNNAGFVRTVNGAKIDTLSEEWIGKYSRSVNSVAYFAFLPYGLNDPSVFKTSLGETEINGKNYDLIKVTFAEEGGGEDFDDEFLYWIGADDSIVDFMAYSYHTDGGGVRMREVGTVNEVGGIRFQNYLNLKPVDESVPVEKMQALYESGELELLSEINLENIKVEPLK
- a CDS encoding Gfo/Idh/MocA family protein — protein: MKNNQRRAFLKSTGLVGLGLFGAGNTLANEFDNLPFQAKNGVNRIQSFNMSGFSAPKIDTVRVGIVGLGMRGPGAVDRLSKIENVEIKALCDLIPERVDKAKSQLKDTPHQPDGYSGNAYAFKEMMDRNDLDLIYIATPWEWHTPMAVYAMEADKHVACEVPIAITVEECWQLVETSERTKKHCMQLENCCYDFFELMTLKMAREGYFGEVVHVEGAYIHDLLALNFNKENGYQDMWRLKENYRNGNLYATHGLGPICQILNVNRGDRMDYLTSTSSNDFSMHAEAKKLAEQDNFFASYATKKFRGNMNTTMVKTKNGKSIMIQHDVSSPRPYSRLHVVSGTEGYAQKYPEPRVAKGHGWLKDEEFKDLETKYTPEIIQKVGELAKKVGGHGGMDFMMDWRLIDCLRNGLPLDQDVYDAALWSCISPLSEWSVANRSNAIDVPDFTGGSWKTNAPVDITLNGGGTTGVRV
- a CDS encoding cellulose synthase family protein; the protein is MILLYLLIGIYALGMLFIFVYSLAQGHLLLRFLGAKKSLELVPHVSPVVWPKVTVQLPVYNELYVVDRLVEAISRINYPLELLEIQVLDDSTDQTAKLIQRKILEFPEINFKYIHRSDRSGFKAGALKEGLAKASGEFIAIFDADFVPDPDFLLKTIPYFSSAKVGMVQTRWTHLNKNYSLLTRLQAFALDAHFLIEQIGRNSQHAFINFNGTGGIWRKTCIVDAGNWQDDTLTEDLDLSYRAQRRGWEFVYRPEIESPAELPPIMSAVKSQQFRWTKGGAECAVKHAKAVLGENLPFSTKFHAMAHLFNSSIFIAVLLVSLSSMGVWWAGTQGMISANLFKISGLFMIGFVIIAGVYLVGYFYEKRSFWRSLIQAIYMLPLFLSVSMGLGLHNAQAVWEGLSGKKSPFIRTPKFNLESGSGLETNRYLKFKIPVTTWMEGGLMLVFSGMVALHIYLGTFEMLPFHLMLSVGYGLVFFSSFKAYSLGK
- a CDS encoding alpha/beta fold hydrolase; the encoded protein is MNPKRLTFTNRNGHELAAHLYLPADQKPHFFAIFAHCFTCSKNFSAVTRICTALSQNGIAALSFDFTGLGMSEGEFADSTFTGNVSDLLDAADFLTREYQSPKMLIGHSLGGAAVLYAAAEISEVEAVVTIAAPAFPAHVRHLFVDSIEEIEKSGSAKVKIGGRPFHISKSFVDDLEQKPLATFLKKLKKSLLIMHSPQDEIVEISNAAEIYSAAFHPKSFISLDGANHLVSDPKDSEYIAEVIGSWSKRYVIVNEEKQSNDTQGNQVFVRLSGEKYTTEVMTPNHHLIADEPADLGGDDLGPNPYDLLMASLGSCTAMTLKMYADRKKWPLKEVSVFLNHEKVHLSDSAHPEENTAKVSQFTRIIEIEGELDAEQRQKLLEISNKCPVHRTLQEEIIIQTMLAK
- a CDS encoding glycosyltransferase 87 family protein, which encodes MKRPVRRALILLVFLLMTAGFIFLGYFIPRENFWQTFLVFTLLFAGMIVISFLSIKPKWGWIFVAGMLFRYALLPSIPNWSDDYPRFLWDGELVKLNQNPYLETPEQWLQSHPGSSNDYLVNLYEEMNSPKYFSVYPPLNQIIFYVAAWGGNLNQGSGIVIIRIVLILGEIGVFFLLFKLFDHFEFPANRLILYWLNPLVIMEITGNLHFEGLVLLLLLASLYGLSKNRVGLSGGFWGLSIGMKLLPLMLVPTFFSFAKTGRSNLFWIGSGIAVIAGFIWLLIDNSWVHFFQSLKLYQGKFEFNASIYSLLREIGFWVKGYNIIGELTPILSGVALIGILYVTWKKKPQNLLQLVDLWVLIYLIYLVLQPVVHPWYLIPAFGLSLFTDKKAFLIWTFAVIFSYQAYGNSDYQENPLVLAVEYALLFGAIYWDNYLSKYKSVTTT
- a CDS encoding glycosyltransferase family 2 protein; translated protein: MHNPPIIDVIIPAYNEEKSIPKVIGDIPSLVRNVVVANNNSTDSTGKVAEMAGAKVVFEPQKGYGKACLTAMDWIKKQETQPDIVVFLDGDYSDFPEELPDLIQPILDQKAELVIGSRALGVREFGSMTFPQVFGNWLATTMMKYMQGAEFSDLGPFRAIVWPKLLELNMVDQNFGWTIEMQIKAHKAGLRYTEVPVNYRKRVGVSKVSGTVKGVFGAGWKIIYTIFKYW